The following proteins are co-located in the Spirosoma montaniterrae genome:
- a CDS encoding tetratricopeptide repeat protein yields MHASFVLLALFTFHFSLFISSCRRDNDEAAQFFLRGNVQLQKREYREAIRFYTEALDKKPDFADAYNNRGLAKFRNDDREGALADYTRAIDTDPDFGAAYLNRAEVRLETGDVTGSLADLQRIAREYADSSFYQVRLADTYVRLNQPAPAQAAYDRALQLDPKNVEALTNRGALFFGQKAYEPAEQDIREALRLNPKQDAALNNQSLLMARRGQYAEALAFVERALAMQPNQPYYLNNKAYLLLMLNRPGEALPLIEESLRRDDNNAWAYRTQGVYYLQQQKPAQALTAFRRAESLDPAVDALYYYIGMAERAGGNVRAACDAWQRGASVGDVQAAAEREKQCS; encoded by the coding sequence GTGCACGCCAGTTTTGTGCTACTGGCACTTTTCACTTTTCATTTTTCACTTTTCATTAGTAGTTGCAGGCGAGACAACGATGAAGCGGCTCAGTTTTTTCTGCGGGGGAACGTGCAGCTTCAGAAGCGGGAGTACCGCGAAGCCATTCGGTTCTATACCGAAGCACTCGACAAAAAGCCCGACTTTGCCGATGCCTACAACAATCGGGGGTTAGCTAAATTCCGCAACGATGACCGCGAGGGTGCCTTAGCCGACTACACCCGCGCCATCGACACCGATCCTGATTTTGGGGCAGCCTACCTGAACCGGGCTGAAGTGCGGCTCGAAACAGGTGATGTTACTGGTAGCCTGGCTGATTTACAGCGCATTGCCCGTGAATACGCCGACTCGTCGTTTTATCAGGTGCGGCTGGCCGATACCTACGTGCGCCTGAATCAGCCCGCCCCCGCACAGGCCGCCTACGACCGCGCCCTGCAACTCGACCCCAAAAACGTAGAAGCCCTGACCAACCGGGGAGCTTTGTTTTTCGGTCAGAAAGCCTATGAACCTGCCGAACAGGATATCCGCGAAGCACTCCGGCTCAACCCGAAACAGGATGCCGCTCTGAACAACCAAAGCCTGCTCATGGCCCGTCGGGGGCAGTATGCCGAGGCACTGGCTTTTGTGGAGCGGGCACTGGCGATGCAGCCTAATCAACCGTATTATCTCAATAACAAAGCGTACCTGCTGCTGATGCTCAACCGCCCTGGCGAGGCCCTGCCCCTGATCGAAGAATCGCTCCGGCGCGACGATAACAACGCGTGGGCGTATCGAACCCAGGGTGTCTACTACCTACAGCAGCAAAAGCCTGCTCAGGCCCTGACGGCGTTTCGCCGGGCCGAGTCGCTCGACCCGGCGGTCGATGCGCTGTATTATTATATCGGTATGGCCGAGCGGGCCGGTGGTAACGTCCGGGCTGCCTGCGATGCCTGGCAGCGGGGGGCATCGGTCGGTGACGTGCAGGCGGCAGCCGAACGCGAAAAGCAGTGTTCGTAA
- a CDS encoding helix-turn-helix transcriptional regulator: protein MNINDKIKQILIDKNLTPSYFADEIGVQRSSISHILSGRNRPSFDIIQKIIRRFPDLGYEWIMEEEPAASAYSGRVPGMNRVPTPATAYPYPHPQVQSPQPAVQPAVTRVQRSEIPPVMMAATPADFNPETTAPAAIAEKRVERILVFYTDGSFREYMPDK from the coding sequence ATGAACATCAATGACAAGATTAAACAGATCCTTATCGATAAGAATCTGACTCCTTCCTATTTCGCAGATGAAATAGGCGTTCAGCGGTCGAGTATTTCACACATCTTATCCGGGCGCAACCGACCAAGTTTTGACATCATCCAGAAAATTATTCGTCGGTTTCCGGATCTTGGCTATGAATGGATTATGGAAGAGGAGCCAGCGGCATCTGCTTATTCGGGACGCGTGCCGGGTATGAATCGTGTGCCGACGCCAGCAACGGCATATCCGTATCCACATCCACAAGTGCAGTCACCACAACCCGCAGTACAGCCTGCTGTTACACGGGTACAGCGCAGCGAAATCCCACCCGTTATGATGGCGGCTACACCGGCTGATTTTAATCCGGAGACAACCGCACCAGCAGCAATCGCCGAAAAACGAGTTGAGCGGATTCTCGTTTTTTATACCGACGGGTCATTCCGCGAGTACATGCCTGATAAATAA
- a CDS encoding 2,3,4,5-tetrahydropyridine-2,6-dicarboxylate N-succinyltransferase: MIEQIEAIWQDRSLLKDVRSTEIIQDVINQLDSGQLRVASPPAQEGAEWTVNEWVKKAILLYFVGRQMQPETVGIFHYNDKIPLKSDFVTAGVRVVPPAVARIGSFLAPGVILMPSYVNIGAYVDERTMVDTWATVGSCAQIGKDVHLSGGVGIGGVLEPAQAAPVIIEDGAFIGSRCIVVEGARIGKRAVLGAGVTITGSSKIIDVTKETPVEYKGFVPANSVVIPGSYLKTFPAGQYAVPCAMIIGQRKESTDLKTSLNEALRENSVSV, translated from the coding sequence ATGATTGAACAAATTGAGGCCATTTGGCAAGATCGTAGCTTACTTAAAGATGTCCGGTCAACGGAGATTATCCAGGACGTAATAAATCAATTAGATAGCGGCCAACTTCGTGTAGCGTCGCCACCAGCACAAGAAGGAGCGGAGTGGACCGTAAACGAATGGGTGAAAAAAGCGATTCTGCTTTATTTCGTTGGTCGCCAGATGCAGCCCGAGACAGTGGGGATTTTTCACTACAACGACAAGATTCCGTTAAAGTCTGATTTCGTTACGGCTGGCGTTCGGGTTGTGCCACCAGCCGTAGCCCGGATTGGCTCGTTCTTGGCACCGGGGGTTATACTCATGCCATCGTATGTCAACATCGGAGCCTACGTTGACGAACGTACTATGGTAGACACCTGGGCAACCGTTGGGAGTTGCGCTCAGATCGGTAAGGACGTACACCTGAGTGGTGGCGTCGGCATAGGAGGGGTTCTCGAACCGGCTCAGGCAGCACCCGTCATTATCGAAGATGGTGCCTTCATTGGTTCTCGCTGCATTGTAGTAGAAGGTGCCCGAATTGGGAAACGTGCCGTGCTGGGTGCAGGCGTTACCATCACCGGCTCGTCTAAAATCATTGACGTTACTAAAGAAACGCCCGTAGAGTATAAAGGATTTGTTCCTGCTAACTCCGTTGTCATTCCAGGTAGTTACCTAAAAACATTTCCGGCAGGGCAGTATGCTGTTCCCTGCGCTATGATTATAGGGCAACGAAAAGAATCGACCGATTTGAAAACGTCGTTGAATGAAGCCCTGCGCGAGAACAGTGTATCCGTGTAA
- a CDS encoding tetratricopeptide repeat protein, producing MRSVYFGLLACFLTVGVQAQNQDGAANALDKAAMEAVQKDKEKSDKDIQDAKASAKASTWLDRAKTYQSIAGQYIRIDSAAATKSMEAFNKVIELDKDKKGGPGRLAKEAQEALTGTAMYGAFMQQGVAKFQNKNYPDAIKSMSIAGEINPKDTLAPLYTAIAAQQVKDNATAKTQLEKYITAGGRDAQIYGSLAMLYRSDNEMDKALATLDKGLGLQPNNKDLSNEKINIYLATNRMEEAINGVKALVEKDPNNTQNLLNLGLLYDNGAGKLTDEIRKLSDETKKGSDLTKKVADAKAVQETYAGEITRLSGLIKKQPKNADLKRQLADVQKRLAEQKTEVASLEAQAKEEAAKNTNVADNEKKLADLRKQQAEQKATAKGYYEKVLSIEPTNYDANFNMGVYYYNEAVEMKKAVDRMSMDEYNKKGKEIDGQVCGKFQQALPYFTKAKAVKDEPDLNENLTNLQNILKQYEERKIVCVESK from the coding sequence ATGAGATCAGTTTATTTCGGTCTGCTGGCGTGTTTCCTGACAGTAGGAGTACAGGCGCAGAACCAGGACGGGGCAGCAAATGCATTGGACAAAGCTGCCATGGAAGCCGTTCAGAAAGACAAGGAGAAGAGCGATAAGGATATTCAGGATGCCAAAGCATCGGCCAAAGCCAGCACCTGGCTCGACCGCGCCAAGACGTACCAGAGTATTGCCGGTCAGTACATCCGTATCGATTCGGCGGCTGCGACCAAGTCGATGGAAGCCTTCAATAAAGTCATCGAATTAGACAAGGATAAGAAAGGCGGGCCGGGTCGGCTGGCTAAGGAAGCCCAGGAAGCTTTGACAGGAACAGCCATGTATGGCGCGTTCATGCAACAGGGGGTAGCTAAGTTCCAGAACAAAAATTACCCCGATGCCATCAAGTCGATGAGTATTGCCGGGGAAATAAACCCGAAAGATACGCTGGCTCCGCTCTACACGGCCATTGCGGCCCAGCAGGTAAAGGACAATGCCACCGCGAAGACCCAGTTGGAAAAGTACATCACGGCGGGTGGCCGGGATGCGCAGATTTACGGCTCACTGGCAATGCTGTACCGCAGCGACAACGAGATGGATAAGGCCCTCGCAACGCTCGATAAAGGACTGGGGCTACAGCCGAATAACAAAGATCTCTCGAACGAAAAAATCAACATTTACTTAGCCACCAACCGGATGGAGGAAGCCATCAACGGCGTAAAGGCATTGGTAGAGAAAGACCCGAACAATACCCAGAATCTGCTGAACTTAGGTTTGTTGTACGACAACGGTGCCGGTAAACTGACAGATGAAATCCGTAAACTGAGCGACGAGACAAAAAAAGGATCAGACCTGACGAAGAAAGTGGCCGATGCCAAAGCCGTTCAGGAAACATACGCTGGTGAAATTACCCGCCTGAGTGGTCTGATCAAAAAACAGCCGAAGAATGCTGATTTGAAGCGTCAGTTGGCCGACGTGCAAAAGCGGCTGGCCGAGCAGAAAACCGAGGTAGCTTCGTTAGAAGCACAGGCGAAAGAAGAAGCGGCTAAAAACACAAACGTAGCCGACAACGAGAAGAAACTGGCCGATTTGCGGAAGCAGCAGGCTGAGCAGAAAGCAACGGCTAAAGGCTATTACGAAAAAGTATTGTCGATTGAGCCAACCAACTACGATGCGAATTTCAACATGGGCGTGTATTATTACAACGAAGCCGTTGAGATGAAAAAAGCCGTTGACCGCATGAGTATGGATGAGTACAACAAGAAAGGTAAGGAAATCGACGGTCAGGTGTGCGGCAAGTTCCAGCAGGCACTACCTTACTTTACGAAAGCAAAAGCTGTGAAAGATGAACCCGATCTGAATGAGAACCTGACGAATCTTCAGAATATTTTAAAGCAGTATGAGGAGCGTAAGATTGTTTGTGTAGAGAGCAAATAA
- the gyrA gene encoding DNA gyrase subunit A gives MAEETPDLESPSNIIPINIEDEMRGAYIDYSMSVIISRALPDVRDGLKPVHRRVLFGMAELGVNYNKPHKKSARIVGEVLGKYHPHGDSSVYDTMVRMAQDWSLRYPLVDGQGNFGSIDGDSPAAMRYTEARLKRIAEELLTDIYKETVDFQPNFDDSLEEPSVMPGRLPNLLLNGSSGIAVGMATNMAPHNLTEVVDGITAYLDNNDITVEELMQYVKAPDFPTGGTIYGMEGVKSAFKTGRGRVVIRANATIEENRGKTQIIVSDIPYMVNKAVMLEKTADLINEKKIEGISAFRDESDRDGLRVVYDLRKDAIANVVLNNLYKHTALQSSFSINNVALVKGRPMVLNLKDMMRYYVEHRFEVVTRRTQYELREAEKRAHILEGLLIALDHIDAVINLIRSSRDAEIAKTGLMDQFSLSDVQAKAILEMRLQRLTGLERDKLQAEYDELMAEITDLKAILASEERKRQVIKDELADIRARYGDPRRTQINPLGDGNISDLSLIADEDMVITISHEGYIKRTPTTEYRAQGRGGVGAKAAATKEEDFTEHLFTATMHNTLLAFTQKGRLYWLPVYELPEGSRISKGRPLANFINIESDDKVRAVINVTDLKNEDYINNNYIVMCTRQGTIKKTMLEAFSRPRQNGIIAITIDEDDQLIGVCLTNGDNHIVIASSAGKAARFHESRVRPMGRTAAGVRGISLDEDDPTDHVIGMVCISSPDAQLLVVSEKGYGKRSDIDEYRITNRGAKGVGTLKVTEKVGRLVAVLDVADNDDLMIINKSGIAIRTPVSAISVIGRNTQGVRLISLRDGDEISSVTKIRQEEGEEGTGLDESSEPIGEVDAPVD, from the coding sequence ATGGCGGAAGAAACTCCCGACCTCGAATCGCCCAGTAACATCATTCCCATTAACATTGAGGACGAAATGCGCGGTGCCTACATTGACTATTCAATGTCGGTTATTATTTCCCGTGCCCTGCCCGACGTGCGCGACGGCCTGAAGCCCGTACACCGCCGGGTGCTCTTTGGAATGGCTGAACTGGGCGTCAATTACAACAAACCACACAAAAAATCAGCCCGTATCGTCGGCGAAGTACTTGGTAAATACCACCCCCACGGCGACTCGTCGGTCTATGATACAATGGTCCGCATGGCTCAGGACTGGTCGCTGCGGTATCCGCTTGTAGACGGGCAGGGTAACTTCGGCTCCATCGATGGCGATTCGCCGGCGGCCATGCGGTATACCGAAGCGCGTCTGAAGCGGATTGCCGAGGAACTGCTGACGGATATCTACAAAGAAACGGTTGATTTTCAGCCCAACTTCGATGATTCGCTCGAAGAACCGAGTGTGATGCCGGGCCGACTGCCCAATCTGTTGCTCAACGGTTCGTCGGGAATTGCCGTGGGAATGGCTACCAACATGGCCCCACACAACCTCACGGAAGTAGTGGATGGTATTACCGCTTATCTCGACAATAACGACATCACCGTTGAGGAACTGATGCAGTATGTGAAGGCTCCCGACTTCCCGACGGGCGGCACCATCTACGGCATGGAAGGGGTGAAGTCGGCCTTTAAAACGGGCCGGGGCCGGGTTGTGATCCGGGCCAACGCCACCATCGAAGAAAACCGGGGCAAAACGCAGATCATCGTCTCGGATATTCCGTACATGGTCAATAAGGCGGTGATGCTCGAGAAGACCGCCGATCTGATCAATGAGAAGAAGATAGAAGGTATTTCGGCCTTCCGGGATGAGTCGGACCGCGACGGGCTGCGGGTCGTGTATGACCTGCGAAAAGATGCCATCGCGAACGTTGTCCTGAACAATCTCTACAAGCATACGGCCCTGCAATCGTCGTTCAGCATCAACAACGTCGCGCTCGTGAAAGGGCGTCCGATGGTGCTGAACCTGAAAGACATGATGCGGTATTATGTCGAACACCGCTTTGAGGTTGTTACCCGCCGAACCCAGTACGAACTCCGTGAAGCCGAGAAACGGGCACACATCCTCGAAGGGCTGCTCATCGCGCTCGATCACATTGATGCCGTGATTAACCTGATTCGCTCATCGCGTGATGCGGAGATTGCCAAAACCGGCCTGATGGATCAGTTTAGCCTGAGTGACGTGCAGGCGAAAGCGATTCTGGAGATGCGCCTGCAACGCCTGACCGGTCTCGAGCGTGATAAGCTACAGGCTGAGTACGACGAGCTGATGGCTGAGATTACCGACCTGAAAGCCATTCTGGCGAGTGAAGAGCGGAAGCGGCAGGTTATCAAAGATGAACTTGCCGACATTCGCGCCCGCTACGGCGACCCGCGCCGGACCCAGATCAACCCGCTCGGCGATGGCAACATCAGCGATCTCTCGCTGATTGCCGACGAAGACATGGTGATTACAATCTCGCACGAGGGCTATATTAAACGTACGCCAACGACCGAGTACCGGGCGCAGGGTCGGGGAGGAGTGGGGGCGAAGGCCGCTGCTACCAAAGAGGAAGATTTTACCGAGCACCTCTTTACGGCCACCATGCACAATACGCTGCTGGCGTTTACCCAGAAAGGGCGGCTGTACTGGTTGCCGGTCTACGAACTGCCCGAAGGCTCGCGCATCTCGAAAGGGCGTCCGTTAGCCAATTTTATCAACATCGAATCCGATGATAAAGTCCGGGCGGTAATCAACGTAACCGACCTGAAGAACGAAGACTACATCAACAATAACTACATTGTGATGTGTACGCGGCAGGGTACGATTAAGAAAACCATGCTCGAAGCGTTCTCGCGACCCCGCCAGAACGGCATCATCGCCATTACGATTGATGAGGATGATCAGCTCATCGGCGTGTGCCTGACCAATGGCGACAATCACATCGTCATCGCGTCGAGTGCCGGGAAAGCCGCCCGTTTCCATGAAAGCCGGGTGCGTCCGATGGGGCGTACAGCCGCTGGTGTCCGGGGTATCTCGCTCGATGAAGACGATCCAACCGACCATGTTATTGGTATGGTATGCATCAGTTCGCCGGACGCGCAGTTGCTGGTGGTTTCCGAAAAAGGCTATGGCAAACGGTCCGACATCGACGAATACCGGATCACCAACCGGGGTGCCAAGGGCGTGGGTACGCTGAAAGTAACGGAAAAAGTGGGTCGGTTAGTGGCCGTACTCGACGTAGCCGACAACGATGATCTGATGATCATCAACAAATCGGGCATTGCCATTCGCACGCCCGTGTCGGCCATCAGCGTCATTGGTCGCAACACGCAGGGGGTTCGCCTGATTAGTTTGCGTGATGGAGACGAGATTTCGTCGGTCACAAAGATCAGGCAGGAAGAAGGCGAGGAGGGAACCGGTTTGGATGAATCGTCCGAACCCATTGGCGAAGTTGACGCGCCGGTAGACTAA
- a CDS encoding bifunctional folylpolyglutamate synthase/dihydrofolate synthase has protein sequence MQYQEALDYLYSRLPVFHRIGPKALKPGLGNTLRLCDALGNPQHRFRSIHVAGTNGKGSTAHMLAAIYQSAGYRVGLYTSPHLQAFTERIRLSGQPIAEAEVAAFVTQHQSLIEAVEPSFFEVTVAMAFDYFARQAVDVAIIEVGLGGRLDSTNVITPLASVITNIGFDHMDVLGDTLPQIAREKAGIIKPGVPVIIGETHPDTLPVFTDVATAANAPLIRSEQRMGVADEGVHNGRRQVRVSPTDAPEQVYTLDLTGIYQLSNLRTALTTVAILQPALPVEALAVQRAVANVVGLTGLKGRFQTLRHQPRVIADTAHNQPGLAALFTTVQTLIYNDLHVVIGFVADKDRHRIYEILPVNARYYCCQAHTPRSLAASDLQTELRDLGLTGESYTDVNSAYQSALQNAQPDDLILITGSNFIVAELTDL, from the coding sequence ATGCAGTACCAGGAAGCACTCGACTACCTCTACAGTCGGCTCCCCGTTTTTCATCGCATCGGTCCGAAGGCACTCAAACCGGGGTTGGGTAACACCCTCCGGCTGTGCGATGCTTTAGGCAATCCGCAGCATCGGTTTCGTAGCATCCACGTGGCCGGAACAAACGGCAAAGGCAGCACCGCCCACATGCTGGCCGCTATCTACCAATCGGCGGGCTACCGGGTGGGTTTGTACACCTCGCCCCATTTGCAAGCCTTTACCGAGCGCATCCGGCTCAGCGGTCAGCCCATTGCCGAAGCTGAGGTAGCGGCTTTTGTGACGCAGCATCAGTCGCTGATCGAGGCAGTTGAACCGTCTTTTTTTGAAGTGACGGTCGCCATGGCGTTCGACTATTTTGCCCGGCAGGCCGTCGATGTGGCGATTATCGAAGTAGGGCTGGGCGGTCGGCTCGATTCGACCAACGTAATTACCCCGCTGGCATCGGTCATTACTAACATCGGGTTCGACCACATGGACGTACTGGGAGACACCCTGCCGCAAATTGCCCGCGAAAAAGCTGGCATCATCAAGCCCGGTGTTCCGGTTATCATCGGCGAAACCCACCCCGACACCCTGCCCGTATTTACTGACGTAGCCACAGCCGCCAACGCCCCACTCATTCGCAGTGAGCAGCGAATGGGCGTTGCCGACGAAGGGGTTCACAACGGGCGTCGACAGGTGCGGGTCAGCCCGACGGATGCCCCCGAGCAGGTGTACACCCTTGATCTGACCGGCATTTATCAGCTTTCCAACCTGCGTACTGCCTTAACTACCGTTGCTATCCTACAGCCTGCTTTGCCCGTTGAGGCATTGGCTGTTCAGCGGGCTGTTGCCAACGTAGTTGGATTAACGGGATTAAAAGGCCGGTTTCAGACGCTTCGGCATCAGCCGCGCGTTATTGCCGATACCGCCCACAACCAGCCTGGCCTGGCCGCCCTGTTTACAACCGTACAGACCCTCATCTACAACGACCTGCACGTAGTGATTGGCTTTGTAGCGGATAAAGACCGGCATCGGATTTACGAAATACTACCCGTCAACGCCCGGTATTATTGCTGTCAGGCGCATACGCCCCGTTCGCTGGCTGCTTCGGATTTGCAAACCGAACTGCGTGATTTGGGCCTGACAGGGGAGAGCTATACTGATGTAAACAGTGCGTATCAATCCGCGTTGCAGAACGCCCAGCCCGATGATCTAATCCTGATCACCGGGAGTAATTTCATTGTTGCCGAATTAACTGATTTATAA
- the gap gene encoding type I glyceraldehyde-3-phosphate dehydrogenase encodes MEKIRVAINGFGRIGRLSFRKLLEKENIEVVAINDLTDNATLAHLLKYDSVHGRFAGEVTSDNESLTVNGVRINAYAERDPKNLPWKDLSIDVVLESTGRFVDEAGAGMHLQAGAKKVVISAPAKGNIPTVVIGVNDDTLTGEETIVSNASCTTNCLAPMAKVLDDLFGIEKGYMTTIHAYTADQNLQDAPHSDLRRARAAALSIVPTSTGAAKAVGLVLPQLKGKLDGNAMRVPTPDGSLTDLTVVLKREVSASEINEAMKQASETTLKGILEYTVDPIVSIDIIGNQHSCIFDSKLTTVNGNLAKVVGWYDNEYGYSSRVADLMTMLFK; translated from the coding sequence ATGGAAAAAATTCGTGTTGCCATCAATGGCTTTGGTCGTATCGGTCGTCTTTCGTTCAGAAAGCTACTGGAAAAGGAAAACATCGAGGTTGTTGCTATCAACGACCTCACCGACAACGCTACGCTGGCTCATCTACTGAAGTATGATTCTGTCCACGGTCGGTTTGCCGGCGAAGTAACGTCAGACAATGAAAGCCTGACCGTGAACGGCGTTCGTATCAATGCCTACGCCGAACGCGATCCCAAAAATCTCCCCTGGAAAGACCTGAGTATCGATGTTGTTCTGGAATCGACGGGCCGTTTTGTTGATGAAGCAGGTGCCGGTATGCACTTGCAGGCTGGTGCTAAAAAAGTAGTTATCTCAGCACCGGCCAAAGGAAACATTCCTACCGTTGTTATTGGCGTCAATGATGACACGCTGACGGGCGAAGAAACCATCGTCTCGAATGCATCCTGCACAACCAACTGCCTGGCACCAATGGCCAAAGTACTGGACGATCTTTTCGGTATCGAAAAAGGGTACATGACAACGATCCATGCCTATACCGCCGATCAGAATTTGCAGGACGCTCCTCACTCCGACCTGCGCCGGGCACGGGCAGCCGCTCTGTCAATTGTACCAACTTCAACCGGTGCTGCTAAAGCAGTGGGGCTGGTGTTACCCCAGTTGAAAGGCAAACTCGACGGAAACGCTATGCGGGTACCAACCCCCGACGGCTCACTCACGGATTTGACCGTTGTGCTGAAACGCGAGGTTTCTGCCAGCGAAATCAATGAAGCGATGAAACAGGCTTCGGAAACTACTCTGAAAGGGATTCTGGAATACACTGTTGATCCAATCGTATCAATTGACATCATTGGCAACCAGCACTCCTGCATTTTCGACTCGAAGCTGACTACCGTAAATGGGAATCTGGCAAAAGTTGTCGGCTGGTACGATAATGAGTATGGCTACTCAAGTCGTGTCGCTGATTTGATGACAATGCTATTTAAGTAG
- the trmB gene encoding tRNA (guanosine(46)-N7)-methyltransferase TrmB, whose translation MTRRKLHRFQHNAESSTVLELGKPLYKTIKGNWRTDYFGNTNPIVLELACGKGEYTVGLAQAFPEQNFIGVDIKGDRIARGSKAAEQLGLTNVAFLRTDINYLTEFFTTGEVDEIWITFPDPMPRPRQEKHRLTHPRFLSIYKQLLKPGGTLHLKTDSPDLFAYSLETIREHMGGSLQSTTDLYNSPLNEIHFGIKTKYEQLFFDKGFTINYLQSKTGTI comes from the coding sequence GTGACCCGTCGTAAACTACACCGCTTTCAGCACAATGCCGAAAGCTCCACTGTATTGGAATTAGGTAAACCACTGTATAAAACCATCAAAGGAAACTGGCGAACCGACTATTTTGGCAATACAAATCCCATCGTCCTTGAATTAGCCTGTGGAAAGGGCGAATACACAGTTGGGCTGGCCCAGGCATTTCCTGAGCAAAACTTTATCGGGGTCGATATAAAAGGAGACCGGATTGCCCGTGGTTCTAAAGCTGCCGAACAATTGGGATTAACGAACGTAGCGTTTTTGCGGACAGATATAAATTACCTGACTGAATTTTTCACGACGGGGGAGGTAGATGAAATATGGATCACCTTTCCTGATCCAATGCCGCGCCCCAGACAGGAGAAGCATCGACTGACACACCCCCGCTTTCTGAGCATATATAAACAACTGCTCAAGCCCGGCGGCACGTTACATTTGAAAACGGACAGTCCTGACCTCTTTGCGTATAGCTTAGAAACTATTCGGGAACACATGGGTGGTAGTTTACAATCAACAACTGACTTGTATAACTCACCCTTGAACGAAATTCACTTCGGTATCAAAACAAAATACGAACAACTGTTCTTCGATAAGGGATTTACAATTAACTATTTACAAAGTAAAACAGGTACGATTTAA
- a CDS encoding energy transducer TonB — MNRITFENEKEIRVKSFVGAVVLTLVLLTVLLLVRLSQTIPNPPPIQFVEVNFGTDLRGSGRIQTYNKASDSPNPENVKAADKRPNPERNTTPRPERATPTPVPKVENVKTAKTATEKPVITSKTESPVSEPERPEPKRVSTTKPTTPAERPAPPTPPRKVETVNSDALFKKSSGGGGSNGTVGKASGTGGNNNGDDASGVGDKGNPNGKIDAKALYGTPGGAATGVAFDVSGWSLAGRPSVNDDSDETGKIVFQIKVDAGGDIVNVRTMQTTVSPAVVDVYRKAVQRLRLRPKGGATPPTATGTITFIITSK, encoded by the coding sequence ATGAATCGTATCACGTTTGAGAACGAAAAAGAAATCCGCGTCAAGTCGTTCGTGGGTGCAGTCGTGCTAACCTTAGTGCTGCTGACAGTGCTATTGCTGGTTCGGCTCTCGCAGACCATTCCCAACCCGCCCCCCATTCAGTTTGTGGAGGTAAACTTCGGCACCGACCTGCGGGGCAGCGGGCGAATCCAGACCTATAACAAAGCCTCTGACTCGCCCAATCCCGAAAACGTCAAAGCCGCCGATAAACGCCCGAACCCGGAGCGCAACACCACCCCCCGGCCCGAACGGGCTACCCCGACGCCCGTGCCGAAGGTCGAAAACGTAAAAACGGCTAAAACCGCTACCGAGAAGCCGGTCATTACCAGCAAGACCGAAAGCCCCGTCAGCGAACCCGAACGCCCCGAACCGAAGCGGGTATCGACCACGAAGCCAACCACCCCCGCCGAACGCCCGGCCCCGCCAACGCCCCCCAGGAAGGTGGAAACGGTGAATTCCGACGCGCTGTTCAAAAAGTCGTCGGGTGGGGGTGGCTCCAACGGAACCGTCGGCAAAGCCAGCGGCACGGGTGGCAACAACAACGGCGATGATGCCAGCGGAGTAGGCGACAAAGGAAATCCCAACGGCAAAATCGACGCCAAAGCCCTTTATGGCACCCCCGGCGGAGCCGCCACGGGCGTTGCCTTCGACGTATCGGGCTGGTCGCTTGCCGGTCGCCCCAGCGTAAACGACGACTCCGACGAAACGGGTAAAATCGTTTTTCAGATTAAAGTAGACGCCGGTGGCGACATTGTGAACGTTCGCACCATGCAAACCACTGTCAGCCCCGCCGTGGTGGATGTTTACCGAAAAGCCGTACAGCGGCTGCGGCTGCGGCCCAAAGGCGGAGCAACGCCCCCTACGGCCACCGGCACGATTACGTTTATCATTACCTCGAAGTAA